A window of Hevea brasiliensis isolate MT/VB/25A 57/8 chromosome 14, ASM3005281v1, whole genome shotgun sequence contains these coding sequences:
- the LOC131172858 gene encoding uncharacterized protein LOC131172858: MRVLRASEKKNLTAKAFSRSLFSIAQLCYLATYMADSQVLPETQLASEINDQPKQKHIITFMDAKWYNAAAEGQINKFKDYTEPLDLLPRFWRKNIVECLIDSIKNAQEDIERGAEASTSDQMLKTTSPDKDTALHEAVRNNHLEVVEILIRKNPEFANIANAAGESPLYLAAVRENNIIASKILEICLSPAYTGPDGRTALHEAVISGDADLTRKILNKNSSLTREQDKEGWTPLHYASYFNLLPIVEMLLEDDNKSAAYISENDGKTPLHLAILNGDSHLKVVEKIMSDCPDCCDLADNRGRNVLHFAVESGSLKGVQIITEKPSLANLINQKDKEGNTPVHLVAALGFEDCCLTEHHLVDKMAVNNENLTALDVVLETKRKSKLPLPGWTASDLMRAGYKRGRPLIPVEIT; encoded by the exons ATGCGTGTGCTACGAGCGAGCGAAAAGAAAAATCTCACGGCAAAAGCTTTTTCCCGCTCACTATTTTCCATTGCTCAACTTTGCTACCTTGCTACATATATGGCGGATTCCCAAGTATTGCCCGAAACCCAATTAGCATCTGAGATCAATGATCAGCCCAAACAAAAACACATCATCACTTTCATGGATGCTAAATGGTACAATGCTGCAGCTGAAGGCCAAATCAACAAATTCAAAGATTACACAGAGCCGCTAGATCTTTTGC CAAGGTTTTGGCGTAAAAATATAGTGGAATGTCTTATCGATAGCATCAAGAATGCTCAAGAAGACATTGAGAGAGGTGCAGAGGCGTCAACAAGTGATCAGATGCTGAAGACGACAAGCCCAGATAAAGACACAGCCTTACATGAGGCTGTGAGAAATAATCATCTTGAAGTGGTGGAAATATTGATTAGAAAAAATCCTGAATTTGCGAACATAGCTAATGCCGCAGGAGAAAGCCCGCTTTACCTTGCAGCGGTGAGAGAGAACAATATCATTGCTTCTAAGATATTGGAGATATGTCTCTCACCGGCATACACTGGTCCCGATGGTAGAACAGCTTTGCACGAAGCTGTGATAAGCGGAGATGCAG ATTTGACAAGAAAAATATTGAATAAAAACAGCAGTCTGACCAGAGAACAAGACAAAGAAGGATGGACTCCGCTGCATTATGCTtcctacttcaatcttcttccaATTGTGGAAATGTTACTAGAAGATGATAATAAATCTGCTGCCTATATTAGCGAGAATGATGGAAAGACACCACTTCATCTTGCGATTCTCAACGGCGATAGCCATTTAAAGGTGGTGGAAAAAATTATGTCGGACTGCCCAGATTGCTGCGACCTGGCTGACAATAGAGGCCGGAATGTTCTCCATTTTGCTGTGGAAAGCGGCAGTTTGAAAGGAGTGCAAATTATTACTGAAAAACCTTCCCTGGCCAACCTAATTAATCAGAAAGATAAAGAAGGGAACACTCCGGTCCATCTAGTAGCTGCTCTTGGCTTTGAAGATTGTTGTCTTACAGAACACCACCTTGTTGATAAAATGGCCGTCAATAATGAAAATTTAACCGCTCTGGACGTGGTGCTAGAAACGAAGCGTAAAAGCAAATTGCCATTGCCG GGATGGACAGCAAGCGACCTAATGAGGGCTGGATATAAACGAGGTCGGCCTTTAATCCCAGTTGAGATCACGTGA
- the LOC131172859 gene encoding ankyrin repeat-containing protein At5g02620-like, which yields MSDLDWSETSFDIEKRAEEGEQFYTEYQDRRSDTMSNKIEMIGKKIVYFLQTIASKILEICLSPAYTGPKARTALHEAVISGDADLTRKILDKNSSLTRDQDKEGWTPLHYASYFNLLPIVEMLLEDDNKSAAYIGDNYGKTPLHLAILNGNSHLKLVEKIMSVCPDCWDLTDNRGRNVLHFAVESGSFKGMRLVTEKPSLANLINQKDEKGNTPVHLVAALGFEDCCLTEHHRVDKKAVNNKNLTALDVVLETKHKSKLPLPGLTARFLKNAGYKRGRPVIQLKSPDSKSIVDNELIRVFKETSKSHQIVATLIATVTFAAGFTVPGGYGNNDGPDEGTAILTRRSAFKTFLVTDTLALALSISVVLIHFLLALQPTNRKIFFLFTWAFIFTVVAMELMMVAFMTGVYAVMPHSSSGLAATICVIGSCFALLYIYLLKFCLFD from the exons ATGTCTGATTTGGATTGGTCTGAAACTTCTTTTGACATTGAAAAACGAGCGGAAGAAGGTGAACAATTTTATACAGAGTACCAAGATCGGCGCTCTGATACCATGTCAAATAAGATAGAAATGATAGGAAAGAAAATTGTATATTTTCTTCAAAC CATTGCTTCTAAGATATTGGAGATATGTCTCTCACCGGCATACACCGGGCCCAAAGCTAGAACAGCTTTGCACGAAGCCGTGATTAGCGGAGATGCCG ATTTGACAAGAAAAATACTCGATAAAAACAGCAGTCTGACCAGAGACCAAGACAAAGAAGGATGGACTCCGCTGCATTATGCTtcctacttcaatcttcttccaATTGTGGAAATGTTACTGGAAGATGATAATAAATCTGCTGCCTATATTGGCGACAATTATGGAAAGACACCTCTTCATCTTGCGATTCTCAATGGCAATAGCCATTTAAAGCTGGTGGAAAAAATTATGTCAGTCTGCCCAGATTGTTGGGACCTGACTGACAATAGAGGCCGGAATGTTCTCCATTTTGCTGTGGAAAGCGGCAGTTTTAAAGGAATGCGACTTGTTACTGAAAAACCTTCCCTGGCCAACCTAATCAATCAGAAAGATGAAAAAGGGAACACTCCAGTCCATCTAGTGGCTGCTCTTGGCTTTGAAGATTGTTGTCTTACAGAACACCACCGAGTAGATAAAAAGGCCGTCAATAATAAGAATTTAACCGCTCTGGACGTGGTGCTAGAAACGAAGCATAAAAGCAAATTGCCATTACCG GGATTGACAGCAAGATTCTTAAAGAACGCTGGATATAAACGAGGTCGGCCTGTAATCCAGCTGAAATCACCTGATAGCAAGTCAATAGTTGACAATGAGTTAATCCGTGTATTCAAGGAAACAAGTAAATCCCATCAGATAGTAGCCACTCTCATAGCAACAGTAACTTTTGCTGCAGGTTTCACCGTACCTGGCGGTTACGGTAATAACGATGGCCCTGACGAAGGAACAGCAATTTTAACTAGAAGATCAGCCTTCAAAACTTTCCTTGTAACCGATACCCTTGCGTTGGCCCTCTCCATTTCTGTTGTGCTTATCCACTTCTTATTGGCATTGCAACCAACCAACAGAAAGATCTTTTTCCTATTCACTTGGGCATTTATTTTCACTGTTGTTGCTATGGAATTAATGATGGTGGCGTTCATGACAGGTGTGTATGCAGTGATGCCACATTCCTCATCAGGTCTTGCGGCTACCATTTGTGTCATCGGAAGTTGTTTTGCCTTATTGTATATCTACCTACTCAAGTTTTGTTTGTTTGATTAA